Proteins encoded within one genomic window of Gadus macrocephalus chromosome 16, ASM3116895v1:
- the nlrc3l gene encoding protein NLRC3, producing MDSDSEVERILHGTGRPPSSYGSMRSDEEEEEEEDFERDSPITSNEPTGLQLVRHHYPETVLTQGTQQTKQQDACIIYTRNEEVVEDENREEEVEEEEYDRINSPIPPPPVEDGDQMDSEEAQSGILHSELGMPHVFKNIMGVLSGLSEEDMGNLKIRLSREEKLFNLTELFQWDILNLVDKMIEVLGHECALKQSIMGLDSIKKIDEARDLENKCKRVLLRFQLKQHILRRFRVIYEGVPRPGKQQLLDTVYVQPQISRRPGNGIRLSPGDGGGSTFLDVKDLLRLTKASGEPVRTLVTTGVAGIGMSVVAARFSMDWAEDAANKDIQFVIPLSLESLWSLQKFQLPPTKMMSIMEVIEHYYQGFSDAGYLEDLNCRFLILMDSFDYYLDTLDWKNTPVLSDSRTPAHLDVLIVNLIRGKLLPSACIWILGRQAAVSTIPPELIDAVTDIHGFSDEMKDDYLSKRFQDKELSDSIVSHYKRSPALRTLCQQPFVCWLAATAFERCFRYQGYGNQPPRLTPFYIHVMVIQTNRKLQRYRGQSENHLKWSQEDVHSLLNLGKLALAMVEKQVWDFSQQDLKEHKLDMKEITVFSGLCIEHHSLDTTKRKQFSFLHPTFQEFMAAVYVFAVFHLEGRVPLPEAESWPRAKLPRIAESPRSAADLLRGAVRATAGSPHLDMVLRFLCGMMSRGSHNHMLRVRLFQAPHPALSKPEKAQQLLEREVESAPADRRANLQECLREMVQEDE from the exons ATGGACTCGGATTCAGAAGTTGAAAG AATACTGCATGGAACAGGTCGTCCCCCGTCAAGTTATGGATCAATGAGGAgcgatgaggaagaagaagaagaagaggactTTGAGAGGGACTCACCTATCACTTCCAATGAACCCACCGG GTTGCAACTTGTACGTCATCACTATCCAGAGACAGTCCTCACCCAGGGCACACAGCAGACCAAACAACAAGATGCCTGCATCATATATACCAG AAATGAGGAAGTGGTTGAAGATGAGaaccgggaggaggaggtggaggaggaagagtacgATAGAATTAATTCTCCAATACCGCCGCCACCTGTGGAGGATGGAGATCAGATGGACTCTGAGGAGGCCCAGTCAGGGATTCTCCACTCAGAGCTTGGAATGCCTCACGTATTCAAG AACATCATGGGGGTTCTGTCTGGACTTTCTGAGGAAGACATGGGAAACTTAAAGATCCGCCTTAGTCGAGAAGAGAAACTTTTCAACCTGACAGAACTGTTTCAATGGGACATTCTGAACCTAGTGGACAAGATGATTGAAGTGCTTG GTCATGAGTGTGCCTTAAAACAATCCATCATGGGCTTGGAcagcataaaaaaaattgatgaAGCCCGGGACCTGGAGAACAAATGCAAGAGAG TGTTGCTCCGGTTCCAGCTGAAGCAGCACATCCTGCGGAGGTTCAGAGTAATCTACGAGGGCGTCCCCcggcccgggaagcagcagctgcTGGACACTGTCTATGTCCAGCCCCAGATCTCCAGACGCCCAGGCAACGGGATCCGTCTGTCAcccggcgacggcggcggcagtACTTTCCTGGACGTGAAGGATCTGCTCCGACTGACAAAGGCCAGCGGGGAGCCCGTGAGGACGCTGGTGACCACCGGAGTCGCGGGGATCGGGATGTCCGTGGTGGCGGCCAGGTTCTCCATGGACTGGGCAGAGGATGCCGCCAACAAG GATATACAGTTTGTGATCCCACTCTCACTCGAgagtctctggtctctccagaAGTTCCAACTTCCTCCAACTAAGATGATGTCCATCATGGAGGTGATAGAACATTACTACCAGGGGTTCAGTGACGCAGGCTACCTGGAAGATCTCAACTGCAGATTTCTCATTCTAATGGACTCCTTCGATTATTACCTCGATACGCTGGACTGGAAG AACACTCCGGTCCTGTCTGACAGCCGTACTCCTGCACATCTGGATGTTCTGATCGTTAATCTAATCCGGGGTAAACTGCTGCCCTCTGCCTGCATCTGGATCCTTGGCAGACAAGCAGCCGTCTCAACCATCCCACCTGAACTCATCGACGCGGTCACAGATATTCATGGCTTTAG TGACGAGATGAAGGACGACTACCTGAGCAAACGCTTCCAGGACAAGGAGCTGTCGGACAGCATTGTGTCCCATTACAAGCGCTCGCCGGCCCTCCGCACGCTGTGTCAGCAGCCCTTCGTCTGCTGGTTGGCCGCCACGGCCTTCGAGCGCTGCTTCCGCTACCAGGGCTACGGGAATCAACCCCCCAGGCTCACGCCCTTCTACATCCACGTGATGGTCATCCAGACCAACCGCAAGCTCCAGCGCTACCGCGGCCAGTCGGAGAACCACCTG aaatGGTCCCAGGAGGACGTCCACTCACTGCTAAACCTGGGGAAGCTTGCCCTGGCTATGGTGGAGAAGCAGGTGTGGGACTTCTCCCAGCAGGACCTCAAGGAGCATAAACTGGACATGAAGGAGATAACTGTCTTCTCCGGCCTCTGCATCGAGCATCACTCGCTGGACACCACTAAGAGAAAGCAGTTCAGCTTTTTACACCCAACCTTCCAG GAGTTCATGGCTGCCGTGTACGTGTTCGCCGTGTTCCACCTGGAGGGCCGGGTCCCCCTGCCAGAGGCCGAGTCCTGGCCCCGCGCCAAGCTGCCCAGAATAGCGGAGTCCCCCCGGTCGGCCGCCGACCTGCTGCGGGGGGCGGTCCGGGCGACCGCGGGCTCGCCACACCTGGACATGGTGCTCCGCTTCCTGTGTGGCATGATGTCCCGCGGCAGCCACAACCACATGCTGAGAGTGCGGCTCTTCCAGGCACCGCACCCCGCGCTGAGCAAGCCGGAGAAGGCGCAGCAACTGCTGGAGCGGGAGGTGGAGAGCGCGCCGGCGGACAGGCGGGCCAACCTGCAGGAGTGCCTCAGGGAAATGGTGCAGGAGGACGAGTGA